The sequence below is a genomic window from Curtobacterium sp. MCPF17_002.
CGAAGAGCCCGACCCAGCAGTCCAGCTGCCGGGACAGCTCCGCGATGGTCGCCCCGAGCCCGTCCGGTCGCATCGCGGCGAGGGAGATCGCGCGCTGGGCGGCGAGGGCCCAGGCGTTCCGCGCGTTCGCATCGCGGGCGACGGCATCGGCGTTCGCCTGGGCCACGGCGATGAACGACGTCTCGTACGGCACCTCGAACAGCGGGAGACCCTGCTGTTCGCACGCGGCGACGAGTTCGGCCGGGGTGCCGTCACGGACCACCTCGGTGCCGAACCCGAGCGCGACGACGCCACGTGCACGGAGCCGGGCGACGTACTCGTCGGCGAACGACTCGGCGACCTCGGTGTCGACGTCGAACTGCGTGCCGGTCGTGAGGAGCCCCTGGCCGGCGGCGAGGAACGGCGTCGGGTCGGCGAGGTCGGAGCTGTGCAGCCAGGACAGCGGGGCGTCGAGGGCCCCGGTGTCGGCGCCGTTCGCGGTGCCGCCGTCGGCGCCGGTCAGCAGCCGGAGGTGCAGGTCGGCTCGGTGCAGCAGGGAACGCAGCGTCGCGGGCATGAGGGCACCCTATCCGCTGCGTCGATCCGGACGGGCCCCGATGTACACAGTGGACAGTGGGTTCCGGTCCCGCTCCCTCCTACCATCGCCGCATGTCCTCCACCGCTGCACCCTCGATCAGCGCCGCTGCGGGCGGCCCCTCGCTGCCCCAGGAACGGCGGCTCGTGACGGAGGTGCCGGGTCCGCGCTCCCGCGAGCTCCTCGCCCGGAAGTCCGCCGCGGTGGCGGCCGGCGTCGGGGTGGCGGTCCCCATCGCCGTCGTCGCAGCCGGTGGCGGTGTGGTCGTCGACGCGGACGGCAACTCCTTCGTCGACCTCGGTTCCGGGATCGCCGTGACCTCCGTCGGCAACGCGCACCCCGCGGTGGTCGCCGCCGTGACCGAACAGGTCGCCGCGTTCACCCACACGTGCTTCACCATCGCCGCCTACGACGGGTACGTCGCGGTCGCCGAGGCCCTCAACCGTCTGACCCCGGGCGGCCACGAGAAACGGACCGCACTGTTCAACTCCGGTGCCGAGGCCGTCGAGAACGCCGTGAAGATCGCGCGGAAGCACACCGGTCGGCAGGCCCTCGTGGTGTTCGACCACGCCTACCACGGTCGGACGAACCTGACGATGGCGCTCACCGCGAAGAACCAGCCGTACAAGGACGGCTTCGGTCCGTTCGCGCCCGAGGTGTACCGCGTGCCGATGTCCTACCCCTTCCACGACGGTCTCTCCGGGGCCGAGGCGGCGAAGCGGGCGATCAGCCAGATCGAGAAGCAGGTCGGCGCCGCGAACACCGCCGCGCTGCTCATCGAGCCGATCCAGGGCGAGGGCGGCTTCGTCGTGCCCGCGCCGGGGTTCCTCGCCGCGCTGTCCGAGTGGACGACGGCCAACGGTGTCGTGTTCATCGCGGACGAGGTGCAGACGGGCTTCGCCCGCACCGGCTCGATGTTCGCCAGCGAGCACGAGGGCATCGTCCCCGACGTCGTCACCACCGCGAAGGGCATGGCGGGTGGCCTGCCGTTGTCCGGGGTGACGGGACGTGCCGAGATCATGGACTCGGCGCACGTCGGTGGGCTCGGCGGCACGTACGGCGGCAACCCGATCGCCTGCGCAGCCGCCCTCGCCGCGATCGACGCGTTCGAGCACGACGGGTTGATCGAGCGTGCGGGGGAGATCGGCACGATCGTCCTGGAGACGCTCCGCACCGCCCAGGCGTCCGACCCGCGGATCGGCGACGTCCGTGGCCGCGGGGCGATGGTCGCGATCGAACTCGTCGACCCCGCCACGGGTGATCCCGACCCCGCGCTGACCGGCCGGGTGGTGCGGTACGCGTACGAACACGGCGTCATCGCGTTGACCGCGGGGACCTACGGCAACGTCGTGCGGTTCCTGCCGCCGCTCGCGATCGACGACGTGCTGCTGCGCGACGGCCTCTCGGTCGTCCTCGACGGACTGGCCGCAGCATGACCGCGGCGGCAGCCCCCGTGACCGCAGCGAACGCAGCGGCAAGCGCAGTGGCGAGCACCGCGGCAGCCCCCGCGACCGAATGGCCGTCCGTCCCCGACGCGACCGGACCAGCAGCGGAACAGGCCGTCCTCGACCGGGTCCCCACGGGCCTCCTGGTCGGCGGCACCTGGCGACCGGCAGCCGACGGCGGCACGTTCCCCGTCGTCGACCCCGCCACCGGCGAGACGCTCCTGCGCATCGCGGATGCAACCCCCGAAGACGGTGTCGCCGCTCTGGACGCTGCGGAGGCAGCCAGGAGCGGGTGGGCGGCCACCCCGCCGCGGCAGCGCGCAGAGGTCCTCCGCCGCGCCTTCGACCTGCTGCAGCAGCGCCGCGAGGAGTTCGCACTCCTCATGACGCTCGAGATGGGGAAGCCCCTCGCCGAGGCCCGGGGCGAGGTGACGTACGGCGGCGAGTTCCTCCGCTGGTTCTCCGAGGAGGCGGTGCGCATCGGCGGCTCGTACGGCACGAACCCCGAGGGCACCGGTCGGGCGATCGTCACGCACAAGCCCGTCGGTCCGGCGTTCCTCATCACGCCGTGGAACTTCCCGCTCGCGATGGCCACGCGGAAGATCGCCCCGGCACTCGCCGCCGGGTGCACCGTCGTCGTGAAGCCCGCCGAGCTGACCCCGCTCACCACGCTGCTGTTCGCGGCCCTGCTCCTCGAGGCGGGCGTCCCCGCCGGCGTGGTGAACGTCGTCCCCACCACGAACGCCGCCGCCCTCTCCGCACCCGTGATCGCCGATCCCCGGCTCCGGAAGCTCTCGTTCACCGGATCGACCCCGGTCGGACGGACGCTGCTGCGCCAGGCCGCCGACACGGTCCTCCGGACGAGCATGGAGCTCGGCGGCAACGCCCCGTTCCTGGTGTTCGCCGACGCCGACCTGGACGAGGCGGTCGAGGGGGCGCTCGCCGCGAAGTTCCGCAACACCGGGCAGGCCTGCACCGCCGCGAACCGGTTCCTCGTGCACGAGGACGTCGCCGAGGAGTTCACCCGCCGGGTCACCGAACGGGTCGCCGCGATGCCGGTCGGCCGTGGGACCGAGGACGGCGTCGCCATCGGCCCGCTCATCGACTCCCGCGCCGTCGACAAGGCGCACCGGCTCGTCACCGACGCACTCGAGCGCGGAGCGACACTCCACACCGGCGGGCAGCCCGTCGACCGGCCCGGCACGTTCTACGCGCCGACGGTCCTCGCCGACGTGCAGCCCGGGAGCGACCTGCTCCGCGACGAGATCTTCGGCCCGGTGCTGGCGATCCGGACCTTCGCCACCGAGGACGAGGCGGTGACCGCGGCGAACGACACCGAGTACGGTCTCGTCGGGTACGGGTACACGTCGGACCCGGCGCGCGGACAGCGGCTCATGGAGCGGCTCGAGACGGGCATGCTGGGGCTCAACACCGGCGTCGTCTCGAACGCGTCGGCACCGTTCGGCGGTGTCAAGCAGTCCGGCCTCGGCCGCGAGGGCGGTGGTGAGGGCATCGGCGAGTACCTCGAGACCATGTACACGCTGACGCCGGACCCGTTCCGGGCCCGCCCGACGGTGCACACGCACACGCACACGCACACGCACACGCACACGCCAGCGACCGCGACGGCGGCCGCGACCACGACGACGACCACGACGACCAACGAAGGAGCAGCACGATGATCGAGAGAGACGTCGTCATCATCGGCGCCGGGGTGACCGGCCTGACCGCCGCGGCCCGCCTGGTCGCCGAGGGGAAGACCGTCGCCGTGCTCGAGGCCCGGGACCGGGTCGGCGGCCGCACGTGGACCGAGGACATCGAGGGCGTCACGCTCGAGATCGGCGGCCAGTGGGTCTCCCCGGACCAGACCGCGCTGCTCGAGACCCTCGACGAGCTCGGCCTCGAGACGTACGACCGCTACCGCGAGGGTTCGAGCGTCTACGTCGACGAGCACGGCACCCGCACCGAGTACACCGGGGACATCTTCCCGCTGCCCGAGGCGACCGCGGCCGAGATCGAGCGGCTCGTCGCCGTCGTCGACGAGTACGTCGCCACCGTCGACCCGGCACGCCCCTGGGCCGCTCCGGAGGCGGCCCGCCTGGACGAAACGAGCTTCCGCGCCTGGCTGCACGCCCTCAGCACCGACCGGGTCGCGACCGACAACGTCGAGCTCTTCATCGCCGGCGCGATGCTCACGAAGCCCGCGCACGCCTTCTCGGCGCTGCAGGCACTGCTCATGGCGGCGTCCGCGGGCAGCTTCTCGAACCTCGTCGACGCCGACTTCATCCTCGACAAGCGCGTCGTCGGCGGCATGCAGCAGGTCTCCGAGCGGCTCGCCGCGCGGCTCGGTGACGACGTGCACCTCAACGCGCCGGTGCGCACCCTGCGCTGGGACACCGGCTCCGACGGTGACGCGGGAGTGGTGGCGCTCGCCGACGGCGGCATCGAGCTGCACGCCCGGCAGGCGCTCGTCGCCGTGCCACCGCCCCTGTACTCGCGGATCTCCTACGAGCCGCCGCTGCCGCGTCGCCAGCACCAGCTCCACCAGCACCTGTCGATGGGCTTCGTCATCAAGGTGCACGCCGTCTACGACCGGCCGTTCTGGCGGGGCGCCGGGCTCTCCGGCACGGCGTTCAGCCCGTACGAGCTCGTCCACGAGTCGTACGACAACACCTCGTTCGGTTCCGAGCAGGGCACGCTCGTCGGGTTCGTCTCGGACGTGCACGCCGACGACGTCTTCGCGCTGTCGTCCGAGGAACGCAAGGCACGGGTCCTCGCGTCGCTCGCCCACTACTACGGTGACGAGGCGCTCCGCCCCGTCGTCTACTACGAGAGCGACTGGGGCACCGAGGAGTGGACCCGCGGTGCCTACGCAGCGAGCTTCGACCTCGGCGGGCTCGTCCGGTACGGAGCTGACCAGCGCGCGGCCGTCGGTCCGATCCGGTTCGCGTCGAGCGACCTGGCCGGGCACGGGTACCAGCACGTCGACGGAGCGGTCCGGATGGGCCGCGAAGCGGCTGCGGAGATCCTCGCCGCCCTGCCGCAGCCGGCGGTGCAGTAGACCCACACCGAGCGGACTGGAGGCGCGGTGCCAGCTGGCACCGCGCCTCCAGTCCGCTCAGGGTCCGGCCCAGAGCGTCGGCTACCCGCCCTCCTGAGCGGTCGCGTCGACGCGACCGCGTAGCGTCCGGATCATGAGCGAGACGACACCGAACGGATCGAGCGAGCCCACCGACGAGCAGGCGAAGCGCACCGAGGACCTGCCCGACGGGTCGGCGTCCGGCGACGCCACCCAGGACCCGGAGCAGGACAGCGACGTGGACTCGGGCGGCGAGCCCGCGGACCCGCAGGACTAGCCGGCGCGGTCCGCCCCTCAGCGCGTGCCGTCGGTGGCGCGGATCGGTTCCCCGGTGTCGGGGTCCCAGCCGACCACGCGCGGTTCCGCCGTGCGCCGAGCACGCGGCGGGGACGGCGGAAAGTACCCGCGTGCGGCCGGCAGGTAGGGGAGACCCGCAGCGACGACGCCGGCGACACCCGCGAGCGTCGCCAGGCCGTACGGCGGGAGGACCACACCGAGCAGGCCGAGGACGCCGAGGACGGCCATCCAGAACCGTGCGCGGCCGGAACCACGGCCCACCCGTAGCGCCCCGAACACGAACAGCGCCCAGATCGCCAGGACGATCAGGACGGGTACGAGCGTCCAGGGGCCGTCCGTCGACACCCGGTGGACCGCCCCGACGAGCGTCGAGACGACCTGGAACGCGATCACCACCAGCCAGAGGACGACGGCCGTGGTCACGAGGGTGGGGCGGGAGCGCGGGGCACCATTGGTCACGAGCCGATCCTAGGGTCGTCGCCGAAGCTGCTCAGGACGTCGACCGCGTACTGGTTCCACTAGCGGACTTTCTACCCCCTCATGTGGGGGTACGTTGCTGAGGGAAGCTCCGTAGCGTCTCCGGTGGTCGCACAGCGCCGTCATGGGGGCGGCATAGCTGGTCGTGACCTGTTGAGGGGTTCTGCGCGTGTTCGCGACGTCGCCGTTGTCTGTCCGTTCTCGTTGGGTGATGCTCGCGGTGGTCACCTTGGTGGCGTTGCTGGGGTCGTTGTTGGCGGTGGTCTCGGCGCCGCAGGCGGCGCACGCGGAGGTGACGGGCACCGGTGGTCAGTACGTCCCGATGAACGAGCATTCCCGCGTCTATGACGGGGCGACGTCCTCGGATTCGTTCAAGACGGTGCAGATCGCCGGTGTCGATGGTCTCCCGACCAGTGGTATCGGTGCGGTGAGTCTGATGCTGACGGTGGTGAACCCGAACGGTCAGGGCCAGTTCGTGGGTCGGCCGGACGCGGACGGGGCGAACACGTTGCTGATGATCTACGGCGCTGGTGTCGATGGGAACACGTCGAACACGTCGCTGCTGGCCGTGGGTGATGACGGCAAGATCCGTGTCAACACGCAGACCTCGCAAACGCGCGTCGTGATCGATGTCACCGGGTACTACACCAGCACCGCGAACGGTGTGGGCGCGGGTGGGTTCGTGCCGGTGTCGAGCAAGCGGATCGTGAACACGGGTACCGCGACGAACGCGCCGCAAGGGCCGCTTACCGGTGGGAAGAGCTTCACGTTCACGGCTGCGGGTGCGAACGGCGTGCCGGCGAATGCTGCCGCCGTGGCGGTGAACATCATCGTGAACAACGTCAACAGTGTCGCGGGTTGGGTGCGCCCATTCCCGGCCGGTGCGACTGACCCGTCGGGGGCGCTGAATTACGGTCCGACGGGTGGGTTGTCCACGGCGATGAGTGCGCAGGTCGCGGTCGGGTCCGGCGGCAAGATCACCATCGACACGGCGGACAACGGCAGCAGTCTGAACGTGATCGTCGACGTGCAGGGATACTTCATGCCGAGCAACCCCGGCGGCGGGTTCACCCCGCAGACCGGACGACTGATCGACACCCGCAGCGGCTCTGCCGTTGCGTCGAACGGGTCACTCGCCGTGCAGATTGCGGGCGCGAAGACCGGCATCCCGTCCGTGGAGGGTGGGCTGTCCGCGGTGGCGATCACGTTGACCGAGGTGCACCAAGGTGCCGATGGTGGCTACGCGAAGGCGTGGGCAGACGGTGCGCCTGAGCCCGATGGCAGCGTCATGGACTACTCCCGCAACACGCAGACCCGGACGACGACCGCGACGATCCCGGTCGGCGTGAACGGGAAGATCCGCATCAAGAACGTCTCCGCAGCCGCCACGGACTTCGTGGTCGACCTGCAGGGCACGTACAACTCTCTGCCGGGCGGTCCGTCGAACACGAACCAGACCGGTCAGCGGAAGTCCGCGACGACGCTGCCGTTCCCGATCACCGACCAGACGAACGCGTCGGTCGATGTAGGCACCGGCAACCTGCTGGTGACGACGACTGCGTTGTCGCTGCCGGGCGTGACGCAGAACACCACGATCGGTGCTGCGTACAACTCGCGAGCGACGAACAGGGCGAACAGGGCGAACAGCAACACGATGGACGCGAACCGGTGGCAGTACGCCCTCGCCGGTGCCGGTGACCTCTCAGCGAACTCCGCTGGCGTGGTCTACACCGACGCTGCCGGTACCGCATGGCTGTTCAAGCCCTCCGGGTCGCAGGGAGCGTTCACCACCCCGGCGGGTATCCAGCAGACCCTGACGCGGGTGAACACGTCTGGCACGAACTACGAGTACACGCTGAAGGGGTGGACGACGAACTCGACCACCCACTTCAACCTCGCCGGGCAGCCCACCTCGATCGTGGACCGCAATCAGAACCAGGTCAGCTTCAACACCTCCGACGGGTACCGGCTGAGCACGTTGGTCTCCACCGCCGGACCAACCGGCGGGCGGACGGCAACGTCGTCCTACGCGAACGGGGTGCAGACCTTCAAGCAGACCAGCGGCTCGAGCACCCGTTCGGTCTCGTGGGCGAAGAGCGCGGCGGGTGACGTCACCACGTACACGGACTCGACCGGGAAGCAGACCACGTTCGCGTACACGAGCGGGGACCTCACCTCGATCACCGCGCCGACCGGCGGAGCGACCACGTTCACCTACGACTCCTCTGATCGGGTCACGCAGGTGCAGCAGCGCAACACCAGCGCCGGTTCCGCGGGCACCGCGGTGACGCGGTTCTCGTACGCGAATGACACGACCACACAGGTCGCTGACCCGCGATCGGATCAGTCCGCCACGGTCGCGAATGCGAAGCACACCACGTACACGCTCGACAGCAACGACCTCGTCCTGAAGGCGGTGGATGCTGCGGGCCGGGAACGGTCTCGCACGTACAACCCGGCGAACAACGGTGTCGCCACGGCAACCACCGGCACCGCAGGCGATGCGGGGTCGGGGACGACGAAGAACATGTACGGGAAGAACAGCAGCCAGTCGCTGACCCAGTCCACCTCCGGCACCGGGTCGTCCTCCACTGCTGACTACGGTTCGGGATCGGCAACGGCGTACCTGCCGTCGAAGGTGACCTCGAGCTCGAGCACGTCGACCAGCATCGGCTACGACGGTGTCGGCAACGCGACCTCGTCCCAGTCGAGCAGTGACCCGGCTGCGACTTCGACCCTGACGTACAACAAGAAGGGCACCGACAACTACGCGTGGGGTGCGGTGAAGACCGCCACCGCTCCGGGCAACAGCGGCAACCCGACGGTCTACGCGTACGACACGAACAACCAGCTCGGATCGATCACCCAGCCCACCGGCACCAGCCTCGGGGTGCAGAAGTACGCCTACGACGACTTCGGCCGGGTGAAGAACCACACCGACGGTGACGGCGGTGTCACCACGTACACGTACGACAACGACGACCGGCTCCTCACCACCGCATTCAGTGACGGCACGGCGACGGTGACGAGCACGTACGACGGCAACGGCAACCAGCTCACCCAGCAGTCCGCAACCGGAATCGTCACGAACACGTACGACCAGCGGAACCGGCTCACCTCCACGGTGAACACCGCTGGCGGCGGCACCGTGTCCTACGGGTACGACCTTGCCGGGAACACGGTGCAGGTCACGGATCAGACCGGAACCGTCACGCACGAGTACGACCCGACCGAGGTCCTCACCGCGACGACGTACCCGACCAGCTCGGGCACCGCGAAGCAGATCTACCTCACCGACAAGCAGGGCCGCCGCACCGACACCTGGCTCGGCGCCTCCAACACCGCCACCGCCGGTGTCGAGCCGGCATCGTGGGCGGCGCACCAGACGCTGACCTACGACAAGTCCGGAAAGGTCACCAAGGTGCAGGCCTGGTCTGACAGCAGCAACCCGACCGTCGTGGTCGACACCGACTACTGCTACATGGCGACCACTACGGCGCCGACCTGCACCACGTCCACGGCGAACGACCGCGACAAGCTGCAGTGGTCCTACGACAACATCGGCAAGCAGGCAACGAACTACGGCTACCTCGCAGCCGACGGGGACACCCCGACGGACCGTTTGACCGGAATCACCCAGACCGGAGGGGCGAACCCGACGAACTGGGCGTACACGTACGACTCCGCCGGCAACCGCACCGAAGCGAAAGCCACGAACGCGGCGACCGGGGCGCTCAAGTCCGATCAGAAGCTGAGCTTCAACGCGGTCGGGCAGATCACCACCGCCGGGTACTCCTACGACGGTGTCGGCAACATGACCGTCGCACCCGGTGAGACGTACACGTACAACGGGGCGCAGCAGCTCACCGCGTCCACGAAGGACAGCGTGAAGACGTCGTACGAGTACGCCGGCGCCGACATGCTCAAGCTGCTCCACCAGGCCACCGACGGGGGCGCGGAGTACGACTACACGTATGGCACCTCTGACAGCAATGGTGTTCCCGTGATCGCGAACCACACCATCGCCGGCACCGGGACGGCGGCTGTGATCAGCGACCCGACGACCGGGCAGGCGTTGGATCTCCGCACGACGGACGGGACGACCAGCATGTACGTCACGGACGGCATCGGGAACCCCGCCGCGTCGATCGCCGACACTGGCAAGACGGCGTACACGGTGTCCTACGACCCGTATGGTGCCGAGACCATCTCGACGGACGGCGCCGCGAGCGCGCAGTGGCAGCAGAACCCGTACGGGTACAAGAACGGACTCCGCTCAAGCAACACCGACACCGGGCTCACCAAGTTCGGCTACCGCTGGCAGTCCAGCGACACGGGCGGGTGGATCGAACGCGACACCCTCGACGCGCCCCTCGACCCCAACAACGCCAACCGTTACGCCTACGCTGGCGCAGACCCCATCAACCGCTCAGATCCTGCTGGTCGGGATGCGCTCGGTGACGGTCTCGCTTCTACAATCATCGCCGGTGTCATCGGATTCGGAGTGGGAGCGGGAATTTGTGCTCTGACCGCGGTCGAAACCTTCGGCGCTGGTTGCGTGGCAGGAGCACTCATCGGAGGTGCCGTGGGCGGCGGGATCGCCGGCGGGTATGTGGCCTACTCCAATGGAGACAACGTGGGCGAAGGCGCGGCGATCGGTGCGGGTCTTGGACTTCTTGCAGGCGGCATTACCTTGGGACTTGGCGCACTTTGAGATGAAAGGCATTGAAGTGACTCGCACGAACGAAGAACGACGCAAACGATTCCGCATCATCGCGGTCATCGGTGCAGTCGGCGTGATCCTGGCCCTGGGTGCAACTCTTGTTCCGGGTTTGCCTGCAGTGGTGGATTCCGCTCTGCCCTACTTGGCAATATTTTTCGCTCTCATCGTTGCGTCGGCGCTAGTTCTCTTCGTGCAATCGAGGAGATCGCGAAAGTAGCGCATGCTCGATGGAGTGCGTCTCGACTGCCCTGGGGTTCGCAGTCCTGTGATCGGAACCTCCTTGCTCATCCTCGGTCTGCACAGCCTTTGAGGGATGCAGCATACGCAACCTCCTAGATAAAAAGAGAAATGTTTGCAGCGGGTGCGGCAATCCCAATGATCGTCGCATTGATTGCTTTTACGGTAATCTCGGACTATAAACGGCGCAAGTAAAGTAGAACGACTACCTTGTCTCGAGTTCTTGGCCTAAACATGGACAGCGGTGTCGGGGCCATCGCGACAGCAGGGTGCTATGCAGTTGCAGCTTAATTAGTTCGAGCCTGTTTCTGCGGCTTTCAATGTTGTTTACGGGTTCCCAATTGGGCGGCCGTCGACGGGGTCTGTGCGGCCACTATCCTCATTGGCTGTATCGGCGCTACGGCCGCCGGAGCAGCCTTGAATAACTCGATTTCGAAGTGAGTGGTCGGCAGCCGCCCCGCGGTGTGGTCGCAGGTCTCGCGGGCCGGAGGTGCAGTGCCAACCGGCACCGCGCCTCCAGTCCGCTGTGAAGCCGACCACCTGTCGGCCCGTCAGCCGATGCGGATCAGCTTCTTGTTGACGAACTCGTCGGCGCCGAGCGGGCCGAGCTCCCGGCCGAAGCCGCTGCCCTTGACGCCGCCGAACGGCAGTTCCGGGCTGTCCGCGCCGACGATGTTGACGTAGACCATGCCGGCCTCGATGCGGTCGGCGACACGGAGAGCCTGCTCGGCGTCGGTCGTGAAGAGGTACGAGCCGAGGCCGTAGGGGGTGTCGTTCGCGAGTGCGATCGCAGCCGTCTCGTCGGCCACCCGGTACACGGCGGCGACCGGGCCGAAGAACTCCTCGCGGTAGGCGTCGTTGTCCGCCGTGACGTCGGTCAGGACGGTCGGCGTGAAGGCGTTCCCCCGGCGCTCGCCACCCGTGACGACGGTCGCACCCTGCCCGCGGGCGTCCGCCAGCTGCTGTTCGAGTCGATCGGCCGCAGCGGGCGAGGAGAGCGGCCCGAGTTCCGCACCGGGCGTGGTCGGGTCGGTCGGTGCGACGGCGGACATCGCCGCGGTGAACTTCGCGAGGAACGGCTCGTACAGGTCGTCGGCGACGAGGAAGCGCTTCGCGGCGTTGCAGACCTGGCCGTTGCCCTCGAGGCGGGTGGCGACCGCCGACTCCACGACGGCGTCGAGGTCCTCGGTCGAGAGCAGGATGAACGGGTCGGAACCGCCGAGCTCGAGGACGACCTTCGTGAGGTTCCGGCCGGCGATCTCGGCGACCGCAGCACCGGCGCGCGCCGATCCGGTCAGCGAGACGCCCTGCACCCGCGGATCGGCGATGACGTCGGCCACCTGGTCGTTCGTCGCGAACACGTTCGTGTAGGCGCCCTCCGGGAACCCGGCGTCGGCGAAGACCTGCTCGATCGCGAGCGCCGACTCCGGGCACTGCGGGGCGTGCTTGAGCAGCACGGTGTTGCCGATGAGCAGGTTCGGTCCGGCGAACCGGGCGATCTGGTAGGCGGGGAAGTTCCACGGCATGATGCCGAGCAGCACCCCGATCGACGACTTCCGGAGGAACGCGGAGCCCTCGCTGCCGGAGGCCAGGGTGATGGGCTCGTCCGCCAGGAACTCCGACGCGTGGTCGGCGTAGTAGTCGTAGATGTCGGCGCAGAAGTCGATCTCACCGACGGCCTGGTCGATCGGCTTCGCCATCTCGCGGACGATCGTGGCCGCCAGGTCGTCGCGGCGCTCCCGGTACAGCTCGGCCACTCGACGCAAGAGCA
It includes:
- the gabT gene encoding 4-aminobutyrate--2-oxoglutarate transaminase, which produces MSSTAAPSISAAAGGPSLPQERRLVTEVPGPRSRELLARKSAAVAAGVGVAVPIAVVAAGGGVVVDADGNSFVDLGSGIAVTSVGNAHPAVVAAVTEQVAAFTHTCFTIAAYDGYVAVAEALNRLTPGGHEKRTALFNSGAEAVENAVKIARKHTGRQALVVFDHAYHGRTNLTMALTAKNQPYKDGFGPFAPEVYRVPMSYPFHDGLSGAEAAKRAISQIEKQVGAANTAALLIEPIQGEGGFVVPAPGFLAALSEWTTANGVVFIADEVQTGFARTGSMFASEHEGIVPDVVTTAKGMAGGLPLSGVTGRAEIMDSAHVGGLGGTYGGNPIACAAALAAIDAFEHDGLIERAGEIGTIVLETLRTAQASDPRIGDVRGRGAMVAIELVDPATGDPDPALTGRVVRYAYEHGVIALTAGTYGNVVRFLPPLAIDDVLLRDGLSVVLDGLAAA
- a CDS encoding NAD-dependent succinate-semialdehyde dehydrogenase, producing the protein MVGGTWRPAADGGTFPVVDPATGETLLRIADATPEDGVAALDAAEAARSGWAATPPRQRAEVLRRAFDLLQQRREEFALLMTLEMGKPLAEARGEVTYGGEFLRWFSEEAVRIGGSYGTNPEGTGRAIVTHKPVGPAFLITPWNFPLAMATRKIAPALAAGCTVVVKPAELTPLTTLLFAALLLEAGVPAGVVNVVPTTNAAALSAPVIADPRLRKLSFTGSTPVGRTLLRQAADTVLRTSMELGGNAPFLVFADADLDEAVEGALAAKFRNTGQACTAANRFLVHEDVAEEFTRRVTERVAAMPVGRGTEDGVAIGPLIDSRAVDKAHRLVTDALERGATLHTGGQPVDRPGTFYAPTVLADVQPGSDLLRDEIFGPVLAIRTFATEDEAVTAANDTEYGLVGYGYTSDPARGQRLMERLETGMLGLNTGVVSNASAPFGGVKQSGLGREGGGEGIGEYLETMYTLTPDPFRARPTVHTHTHTHTHTHTPATATAAATTTTTTTTNEGAAR
- a CDS encoding NAD(P)/FAD-dependent oxidoreductase encodes the protein MIERDVVIIGAGVTGLTAAARLVAEGKTVAVLEARDRVGGRTWTEDIEGVTLEIGGQWVSPDQTALLETLDELGLETYDRYREGSSVYVDEHGTRTEYTGDIFPLPEATAAEIERLVAVVDEYVATVDPARPWAAPEAARLDETSFRAWLHALSTDRVATDNVELFIAGAMLTKPAHAFSALQALLMAASAGSFSNLVDADFILDKRVVGGMQQVSERLAARLGDDVHLNAPVRTLRWDTGSDGDAGVVALADGGIELHARQALVAVPPPLYSRISYEPPLPRRQHQLHQHLSMGFVIKVHAVYDRPFWRGAGLSGTAFSPYELVHESYDNTSFGSEQGTLVGFVSDVHADDVFALSSEERKARVLASLAHYYGDEALRPVVYYESDWGTEEWTRGAYAASFDLGGLVRYGADQRAAVGPIRFASSDLAGHGYQHVDGAVRMGREAAAEILAALPQPAVQ
- a CDS encoding RHS repeat-associated core domain-containing protein; translation: MNEHSRVYDGATSSDSFKTVQIAGVDGLPTSGIGAVSLMLTVVNPNGQGQFVGRPDADGANTLLMIYGAGVDGNTSNTSLLAVGDDGKIRVNTQTSQTRVVIDVTGYYTSTANGVGAGGFVPVSSKRIVNTGTATNAPQGPLTGGKSFTFTAAGANGVPANAAAVAVNIIVNNVNSVAGWVRPFPAGATDPSGALNYGPTGGLSTAMSAQVAVGSGGKITIDTADNGSSLNVIVDVQGYFMPSNPGGGFTPQTGRLIDTRSGSAVASNGSLAVQIAGAKTGIPSVEGGLSAVAITLTEVHQGADGGYAKAWADGAPEPDGSVMDYSRNTQTRTTTATIPVGVNGKIRIKNVSAAATDFVVDLQGTYNSLPGGPSNTNQTGQRKSATTLPFPITDQTNASVDVGTGNLLVTTTALSLPGVTQNTTIGAAYNSRATNRANRANSNTMDANRWQYALAGAGDLSANSAGVVYTDAAGTAWLFKPSGSQGAFTTPAGIQQTLTRVNTSGTNYEYTLKGWTTNSTTHFNLAGQPTSIVDRNQNQVSFNTSDGYRLSTLVSTAGPTGGRTATSSYANGVQTFKQTSGSSTRSVSWAKSAAGDVTTYTDSTGKQTTFAYTSGDLTSITAPTGGATTFTYDSSDRVTQVQQRNTSAGSAGTAVTRFSYANDTTTQVADPRSDQSATVANAKHTTYTLDSNDLVLKAVDAAGRERSRTYNPANNGVATATTGTAGDAGSGTTKNMYGKNSSQSLTQSTSGTGSSSTADYGSGSATAYLPSKVTSSSSTSTSIGYDGVGNATSSQSSSDPAATSTLTYNKKGTDNYAWGAVKTATAPGNSGNPTVYAYDTNNQLGSITQPTGTSLGVQKYAYDDFGRVKNHTDGDGGVTTYTYDNDDRLLTTAFSDGTATVTSTYDGNGNQLTQQSATGIVTNTYDQRNRLTSTVNTAGGGTVSYGYDLAGNTVQVTDQTGTVTHEYDPTEVLTATTYPTSSGTAKQIYLTDKQGRRTDTWLGASNTATAGVEPASWAAHQTLTYDKSGKVTKVQAWSDSSNPTVVVDTDYCYMATTTAPTCTTSTANDRDKLQWSYDNIGKQATNYGYLAADGDTPTDRLTGITQTGGANPTNWAYTYDSAGNRTEAKATNAATGALKSDQKLSFNAVGQITTAGYSYDGVGNMTVAPGETYTYNGAQQLTASTKDSVKTSYEYAGADMLKLLHQATDGGAEYDYTYGTSDSNGVPVIANHTIAGTGTAAVISDPTTGQALDLRTTDGTTSMYVTDGIGNPAASIADTGKTAYTVSYDPYGAETISTDGAASAQWQQNPYGYKNGLRSSNTDTGLTKFGYRWQSSDTGGWIERDTLDAPLDPNNANRYAYAGADPINRSDPAGRDALGDGLASTIIAGVIGFGVGAGICALTAVETFGAGCVAGALIGGAVGGGIAGGYVAYSNGDNVGEGAAIGAGLGLLAGGITLGLGAL